Sequence from the Strix uralensis isolate ZFMK-TIS-50842 chromosome 1, bStrUra1, whole genome shotgun sequence genome:
GGAAACCTCATCTGTCAGAGACACAAGTCAAATCTACTGCCACCAGTGGAAGCATAGGTGTCCTCACGGCTCGGGTCGAGAGGGCAACTAAGACGGCTCAGAGACACAACCGAGGGTCAGCAGAAGATGGCGGCGCCTCGCCTGACCGTAgggagcggggcggggcaggTCTTGAGCGCCTCCGCCCGGCCGCCGGCGGCTGCAGGCCCCgtcccgcggggcggggcgcgacCGGCCGCGGGCCGCCTCCATTGCGAAGGGGCGGGTCGGGAGCGGGGGTGACCCAGTGCGGCTCCCGCCTCTCCCCGAGCCAGGCGCCGGCTGTGAGGAGCGGGAGCCGCTCGGGCCGAGCCCGGCGGCGAGTAGCGCGCTGCGCCCAGGCTCCCGCGGAGGGAGGGGGCGTTCGCCGGGCTGTCCCGCTCTGCCTCTGGCTGGAGCCGCCCTCCgcaccgcccgccccgcagccTCTCCTGCAGCGCGGGCCCCTACGCGTGCTCCGGCCGCGCCGCGATGCGCCTTTTACCTGCTCGGCCGGCAAGCGACGGGTCGGGCGGGCGCTGCACCCGCTTCGCTGGGTCCTTGCTCGGGCTCCTGTAGCCCGGGGGGCGGCGGTGACTTTCTGCCGGTGCCGCTCAGCCGCTCCGTGCCGGGAGaggggccgggccgccgccgagCGGGCTTGCGGCAGGGAGCTGCCGAGCTGGATGCCCGGCCGCCCGCGCTGCTTCAGGCGCTTGCTGAAGCCAAGTGGGAGGGCAGGAGCGTTTTTCTCGGCGTCAGGCGAAGAGCTTGCCGTTCGGACGGACGCTGGGAAGATCTTGGTGGGGGAGCGTAGAGCCGATCGCTGGCCCTCGTTTAGGGTCGCTGGGAGAGTGGGAGAATGCCACCGTCAGGGTTTCTTTCTTCGCTGGCCGGTTCCCACCTCACTGAGTTTCCTCAAGTACTGGCTGAGCTTTAAACACCTTTGTATACGTGGTGCCCTCCTGCACTCTGAATGATGGCGTTCCCTCCTTTTGCAGAGGTCTTCTAGAAGATGGCAGGTAGAAAAAAGCACTCCAAAACACTCTTGTCCTCTAGGTGAAGCTCAGTAGAGCTCAGCCTGTTCGACTGGGGTTTCTGATCCCTTCTAGAGgaaattttggtttttaatcttaAGCTATAGCATGCGGTAGGAATCCAAGAGAGTGGCAACCCACCAAAGTACAAAGAAGGAGAGCATTTGGGATCATTAGGTGACACGGTTTCTGATGGACAATTAGTGAAGTGACGGCGAGCACGGCCTAATGTTTCTTTGCCCCTGGTACCAGGGAGAGCAGGTGCTTTGGGTTGTTCCTTGGAGCTGCGTTTCAGCATAGCAAACATTTGTGTTTACCTAAGAGCTCCTTAGTCGGCTGCCTGCCTTAAGATATTTTCCTTACACCTATGGCATTTGCTGCACTTGGAGTCACTTCAGTCGGTGCCCTGTGCACCTTTCATGGCATAATTCcttaaactgtctttttcttccttgtctgCCACTCCATCTTCCCATTATTGaggatttatttatattttgggTTTGCTCACTAGAAGTTGAGAAAGTAATGTATCAACAGGTAGGGCATTgggtggttttgatttttatttgtgaaGGTGGCAGTTTGGGGATTGGGTTTGGTTGTTTTACAAATAGAGACCTGCAAACAGACAGGTACTGTCTTTGCTTTTGTTAATGTGTGAGGAGGAAAGGAAACCAAAGGCTTAAGTGTTTCCTGCTGTCTTCTGTGCCTCTCACTGCTCTTGGTGTCCTTGGAAATAGTTTTCTGCATGAAGATGCACAATCCCCTGTATTAGAACACTTTTCGTGAAAACCTGAATGCTGTTTCAAAACTGAAACCAAGGTGTTCCCTTGTTGCATGTGATCCTCTAGAAGTTGCATGTACTGTATCCCCCACAATAAGCAAGCCTTGTCTGTCTCCAAGCTGAAATGCAGCACATTGCTCAAGTTTCAGGTGGGCTTGATTTGTTAGTTGCCTGAAAAAGGGATGCTAGCAGTTAACTTTTACCCTAAGTAGCTTCTTTTCCAGTATCTCAGAACGGTAATACCACATGCCActgaaacagcaagagaagtcCTCGAAGAACCTTGAAGAGCCCACTTCCTCCAACATCCCAGATTCCAGGTCTCGGTGACCTTGCAAAAGATCCCCATGAGGTGCCGTCTGGGTGCTGCAGGCAGTGGATCAAAGAGACCGAGTCAGCTTACTACAGGCTGGCAAAGCAAGGAGGCTGACCTGGTGAGTGTCTgtcttgcttgtttgtttttcctttgttttctttggctttgcttGAGTGTGGTGGTAGAAAGTGCTTTTAGATACTACAGAAGAATCCTCTTGGAGTTTTGAAATTAACCTGTGGAAAAAATGAGTGATTGAAAATGTGATATAAGAGGTCACCTTGTCAAGATGTCCTTGCAGTCTATTGTGTATATGTACCTTTAGCAAAATGTGTTGTTTTGCACTGTATGTGATCTAAGTAGATGATGATGGTTTAGCTGTATTTGAGCGAGGTCTTTACAATTTATGCTTGGGCTACTTAAGTAGTGGTCTGGTGAAAACGATGTTGTCACTAAAAAGCATCATCAGAAAACTTGATAGAGGTTTGTAAAGTGTTGTTTTGTAATAACATTCAGTTTGTTACCATGTGGTACATTTTCTCTTCTTGTACCAAGGTGATCCGTGGTTTTGTTATTTCCTTTATCAAAGAAGGAGGCTTGAGGAACTTGAGCAGATGGCTTGCACGCACACTTAGAGCAGGGTGACAAATCCAGAAGTATGAATTAAGACTGGTAGAAACATGTCAAAGCATTTAGAGCACAAAAAACAAGGTACAAGTGGAGTGCAATGCTGCAAGGTTCTGACTGTTTTGTCAAGGGAGACAAGTGCTCCTTACTGAATAAAGCAATTCTTCCTGATAAAACAGCAACCTGAAAACAGAGGTAATGCTTTTGCAACTAGATAAGAAATCAGAGAAGTAGTGGCTCTTGCCTTTTTCTCTTTAAGACCTATGGAAGCACTACACTCCGGCAACAATGAAGTCCTCTCCAGCAGCATATGCCACACCTGACTGGTACTCGCACTGCTCCAGTCCCCCAGTGACCAATGAGCCAAGGTAAGTCTGCTGAGACCCCGCGTTATTTGTTGGGTTCTCTCTTCACCTCGTAGTGTTTCAGAATACTTTTGTACTGAAGTGCAAGATATGCAGCCCTTGTACAAACAAGTGTTAAATCTTTGCCTGCAGGAGCTATGTTTCCTCTTTACCAGATCATGTGATTCACAGAGAGTTTAAGGCTGATGACCATCATGGTAATAGTTATAAGACAAGAAGAGGACCTTTCGATTTTGATATGAAAAGTGTTTGGCAGCGGGACGCTGAggacaaagaaaacacagagaaaaagaaggtaGGATGGAGAGGCACTCTGGGATTCTGCTTTGTTTGTAGAGCTTGTGAAGACACTCTAGGTGGGCCTGTGGGCTCTTGTAGAAGAGAAGTTGTAGGCCACCCAAGTTTCTGTATTGCAGAAGCAATTTTTATATTGTAGTTAGAGAACGAGAAGAAAGCTGTGTTTCTTGTAAGAGCTGCAGGTATAGCCTAAGAATCAGAAATGCAGTTTCCAGTCACATTATATGGTACTTAAGTGTGAATGAAAGCTAGTAGCTACTTTCTATCTTCTTATGCTTTATTTCCCCTGCAATTCACTCTTGCTGAAGAGAATTCTTATTTAGTGATCTTGGaggtggaagaaagaagaaggaggaaggaacagAAGAATGTTCTGAAAAAAGTGTTATAGTTTAAAATGCAAGAGAGTCCTCAAAGAGACTGCCCTAGTTGTCTTTGAACGGAAGATCTGTCCAGGACAAAATAAGTATAGCACAAGCTATGCCCAAAGCAAAGCTTTCTGTGATGATCTTGGCATTTTGTCCTGGAAACCTCTTTCCCATCCTCCTTCTTTCATCCTCCCTGCCCATTTTAGATGCTGAAGCCTTATggttttttaatatcttctgtaATTTTGGTTGCCTCATTTACCATAGGTATTTGGAATATACATGGAAAGGCATTTGATGTACTTGAACACCAGTACCTCCCTTCTTGAACAGAGGGGCAGATGTTAGACATTTTGGGAAAAAAGTCCTTAACCTTTGCTCTGATGAGTAACTAGTCCAAATTCAGAATGATGGCTTGTGTAAATGGGAACACCTTATTTCTGAATAGGCTTGGGAATGTTTACTTAATCTGTGGAAACAAACAAGCAGTGTATG
This genomic interval carries:
- the C1H7orf57 gene encoding uncharacterized protein C7orf57 homolog isoform X2 yields the protein MKSSPAAYATPDWYSHCSSPPVTNEPRSYVSSLPDHVIHREFKADDHHGNSYKTRRGPFDFDMKSVWQRDAEDKENTEKKKVKLPAINPKYPSRMLNVSTNEEFSGKNKLSFPPVPPQRKSEAVNFSKLISNGYGTDWFQQCPGCGKKDSRTIRK
- the C1H7orf57 gene encoding uncharacterized protein C7orf57 homolog isoform X1 → MSKHLEHKKQDLWKHYTPATMKSSPAAYATPDWYSHCSSPPVTNEPRSYVSSLPDHVIHREFKADDHHGNSYKTRRGPFDFDMKSVWQRDAEDKENTEKKKVKLPAINPKYPSRMLNVSTNEEFSGKNKLSFPPVPPQRKSEAVNFSKLISNGYGTDWFQQCPGCGKKDSRTIRK